The genomic region GCCTGAACGCGGCCGGGGTGGCGTGTGGCCCCATCTACCACGTCGGCCAGGTGTTCGAGGACCCGCAGGTGCGCCAGGCCCATCTCGTCGAGGAGGTGCACCACCCCGTGCACGGGCCCATGCGCGTCCTCGGCCAGCCGGTCTTTCTTCACCGGACCCCGGCCAAGGTGACGGCGTCCTCGCCGCTGCCCGGGCAGCACACGCGCGAGGTGCTCCAGGCGGCGGGGTACGACCCCCTGGCCATCGAACGGCTCCTGGCTGACGGGGTGACGGCCGAGTCACGACCGGGGGCGCCCGGCGGCGACCGCGCCGGCGCGACCGTCACGAGGACTGCCCCATGAGCGACGAGATCCTGGTCGAGCGCACCGGAAGCATCGGTACCGTCGTCTTCAACCGCCCCCAGATGCGGAACGCGTTCAACCTGGCCATGTGGACCGCCCTGCCCGAGATCGTCGAAGGATTGAACCGCGATCCCGGGGTCCGGGCCATCGTCTTCCGGGGGGCGGGCGAGGAGGCCTTCGCGTCGGGAGCGGACATCTCCGAGTTCAAGCAACACCGGAAAGACCGCGCCACGGCCGAAGCCTACAACCGGCGCACCGAGGCGGCCCATCACGCGCTGGAGGGGAGCCCCAAGCCGACCGTGGCCATGATCTACGGCTTCTGCATGGGCGGCGCGATGGCGATCGCCATGGACTGCGATCTTCGCTTCGCGGCCGACACCGGCAAATTCGGCATCCCGGCCGCGCGGCTCGGGATCGTGTACGGGCTCCACTCGGTCAAGCGCCTGGTCAGCCTGGTGGGGCCGGCGGCGACCAAGGACATCCTCTTCTCGGCCCGGACGTTCGACGCCGCCGAGGCCCTGCGGCTCGGCTTCGTGAGCCGCGTGCTGCCCGCCGCCGAGCTGGCGACCCATACCTACGAGTACCTCGCCCGGGTCGCCGACAACGCCCCGCTGTCGGTCGAGGGGGCGAAGCTGATCGTGGAGGCCATCGTCGACGACGGGGGGGCGGGGAAGAAGGCCGAGATCGATCGCCTCCAGCTCGCCACCTTCGACAGCGAGGACTACCGCGAGGGTACCGCCGCCTTCCTGGAAAAGCGCCGCCCGCAGTTCAAGGGTCGATAAGCGCCCGATGCAGGAGCTCATCGAGCGGCTGCTCCGGGAGCTCGGGGAGGATCCGACGCGGGACGGCCTGAGGGGCACGCCGGCGCGGGTCGAAGCCTCCCTGCGCTTCCTCACCTCCGGCTATCGGGTAGACGTCCGAGAGATCCTAGACGGCGCCGTCTTCGTCGAGGACAGATACGACGAGATGGTGCTCGTCAAGGACATCGACTTTTACAGCCTCTGTGATCATCATCTCGTCCCATTTTTCGGCAAGGCCCACGTCGCCTACATCCCCGACCGGAAGATCCTCGGCCTCTCGAAGATCGCCCGGCTGGTCGAGATGTACAGCCGGCGCCTGCAGGTCCAGGAGCGCATGACCAGCCAGATCGCCCACACCCTCCAGGACGCCCTGCGGCCCAAGGGGGTGGGGGTCGTCGTCGAGGCCATGCACCTCTGCATGATGATGCGCGGCGTCGAGAAGCAGAACTCGAAGGCCGTGACCTCGGCCATGCTGGGGGGCTTCCGGGACCGGCCGGCGACGCGGGCGGAG from Candidatus Methylomirabilota bacterium harbors:
- a CDS encoding enoyl-CoA hydratase; protein product: MSDEILVERTGSIGTVVFNRPQMRNAFNLAMWTALPEIVEGLNRDPGVRAIVFRGAGEEAFASGADISEFKQHRKDRATAEAYNRRTEAAHHALEGSPKPTVAMIYGFCMGGAMAIAMDCDLRFAADTGKFGIPAARLGIVYGLHSVKRLVSLVGPAATKDILFSARTFDAAEALRLGFVSRVLPAAELATHTYEYLARVADNAPLSVEGAKLIVEAIVDDGGAGKKAEIDRLQLATFDSEDYREGTAAFLEKRRPQFKGR
- the folE gene encoding GTP cyclohydrolase I FolE encodes the protein MQELIERLLRELGEDPTRDGLRGTPARVEASLRFLTSGYRVDVREILDGAVFVEDRYDEMVLVKDIDFYSLCDHHLVPFFGKAHVAYIPDRKILGLSKIARLVEMYSRRLQVQERMTSQIAHTLQDALRPKGVGVVVEAMHLCMMMRGVEKQNSKAVTSAMLGGFRDRPATRAEFLELLKSRGSLI